In the Pseudomonas sp. ADAK2 genome, one interval contains:
- a CDS encoding asparaginase, producing the protein MEVSIGTLLSASATRYGDKTTQVANGRNYSCMRTLRKTLVTLAICLAAMDASAQAQPVVQFIATGGTIAMKIDPVTKGVVPAISGDDLMQTVPDAGKYAIVEVNNFSNMSANYVEAKWWTRLTKAVDDALARPEVAGVVIAHGTDTMEETAYWLDLTVKSDKPVILIGAQRNASSPDFDGPRNLLNAIRIATTAQARGKGVMLAMNNQINAARSVTKTHTGDVETFKSGDFGFLGEVWEDKVIFTNAPLRRQHIDIGTAEMPRVEILAMFGGADGSLLRYAVDQGAKGIVVQAVGMGNMNVSMFEAVKYALSKNVPVVVATRVPNGRTMPVYGFVGGGKTSYEAGAVMAGDLSPQKARLLLMLLLQSGISSQAELQAAFDR; encoded by the coding sequence ATGGAAGTTTCGATCGGAACCCTTCTCAGCGCTTCGGCTACGCGATATGGCGATAAAACCACCCAGGTTGCCAACGGGCGCAACTATTCATGCATGAGGACATTGAGAAAAACGCTCGTAACTTTGGCGATATGCCTCGCGGCGATGGATGCATCGGCCCAAGCACAACCTGTGGTGCAATTCATCGCCACGGGCGGGACGATAGCCATGAAGATCGACCCGGTGACCAAAGGCGTCGTCCCCGCGATTTCGGGAGATGACCTTATGCAGACGGTGCCGGATGCCGGCAAATACGCGATCGTCGAAGTTAACAACTTCTCGAACATGTCGGCCAACTATGTCGAAGCGAAGTGGTGGACACGTCTCACTAAGGCCGTTGATGATGCGCTCGCGCGTCCCGAGGTCGCCGGCGTCGTCATCGCGCACGGCACCGATACGATGGAGGAAACGGCTTACTGGCTGGACCTGACCGTCAAGTCCGACAAACCGGTGATCCTGATCGGTGCGCAGCGTAATGCATCCTCGCCCGATTTCGATGGTCCGCGAAACCTGCTCAATGCCATCCGCATTGCTACCACGGCTCAAGCCCGCGGCAAGGGCGTGATGTTGGCGATGAACAACCAGATCAATGCGGCGCGCAGCGTCACCAAGACTCACACAGGAGATGTCGAGACCTTCAAGTCTGGTGACTTCGGCTTTCTTGGCGAGGTCTGGGAGGACAAGGTCATCTTCACTAACGCACCGCTGCGCCGCCAGCATATCGACATCGGTACCGCGGAGATGCCGCGCGTAGAGATTCTAGCCATGTTCGGTGGGGCCGATGGGTCGCTGCTGCGCTATGCCGTCGACCAGGGTGCCAAAGGCATCGTGGTGCAAGCTGTTGGCATGGGCAACATGAACGTCTCTATGTTCGAGGCGGTCAAGTACGCCCTTTCGAAGAACGTACCGGTGGTGGTTGCGACCCGAGTGCCCAACGGCCGCACGATGCCGGTCTATGGTTTCGTTGGCGGCGGCAAGACCAGCTACGAAGCAGGTGCAGTGATGGCCGGCGATCTGAGCCCTCAAAAGGCGCGCCTGCTTCTCATGCTCTTGCTGCAGAGCGGTATCAGCAGTCAGGCAGAACTTCAAGCCGCATTTGATCGCTAG
- a CDS encoding HIT family protein, with translation MDISPRFIIHESPYWVINHRMDCALPGYLMLSAKEMTSSLAALPTEALAELGALQARIQASIETHLQPKRLYIGRFGHDAGYSIHFHFIPIYQWVEAMFWSDDRYRLLQIFGSLDRIGPQTDGAELTFFVWREFCERPDPPMIEGPSIDHVIATLRCEFGFQNMG, from the coding sequence ATGGACATATCGCCTCGCTTCATCATCCACGAATCCCCCTATTGGGTGATCAACCACCGCATGGACTGTGCGCTGCCTGGCTACCTGATGCTCAGCGCGAAGGAGATGACAAGCTCCTTGGCGGCGCTACCGACCGAAGCGCTGGCGGAGTTGGGTGCATTGCAGGCGAGGATTCAGGCATCCATCGAAACGCATCTGCAACCAAAACGGCTTTACATCGGCCGTTTCGGTCATGACGCAGGGTACTCCATCCACTTCCATTTCATCCCGATTTACCAATGGGTAGAGGCAATGTTCTGGAGCGACGACAGGTACAGACTGCTGCAAATCTTTGGCTCACTCGACAGAATCGGACCCCAGACCGACGGCGCAGAACTGACGTTCTTTGTCTGGCGAGAGTTTTGTGAGCGTCCTGATCCTCCTATGATAGAAGGCCCATCTATTGATCACGTCATTGCGACTCTGCGTTGTGAGTTCGGTTTTCAGAACATGGGTTGA
- a CDS encoding shikimate kinase produces MNTAREGISRSGAFNQFFHRALFFQSSPLAATHHVSGLDMTYCINSQEVVNAIRTMSTTRIGIDGIDGAGKSTLAREVSEALGLPCISLDSFLEKDMKGYVEHIDYLKLKATLEKLEGYVVEGVCLRQVLRRIQLAPAVNIYIKRVQHGVWSDEANLDISEPVDVVLARERDLASLFSISLVSNLGLAEEVIRYHAEFRPHNHADVTYAAAH; encoded by the coding sequence TTGAACACTGCCAGAGAAGGCATCTCCAGAAGTGGCGCATTTAATCAATTCTTTCACCGCGCCCTCTTCTTCCAAAGCAGTCCACTGGCAGCAACACATCATGTTAGCGGGCTCGATATGACGTACTGCATAAATTCACAGGAAGTGGTAAATGCGATCCGCACAATGAGCACAACGCGTATCGGCATTGATGGAATAGATGGCGCGGGCAAGTCAACGCTGGCCCGAGAAGTCTCCGAAGCCCTTGGACTTCCTTGTATAAGCCTCGACTCCTTCCTTGAGAAAGATATGAAAGGGTATGTTGAGCACATCGACTACCTGAAGCTTAAGGCTACGCTGGAGAAGCTTGAAGGCTATGTAGTGGAAGGTGTTTGCCTGCGCCAGGTGTTGCGGCGAATTCAACTGGCACCCGCAGTAAACATCTATATCAAGCGAGTGCAGCATGGAGTCTGGTCAGATGAGGCCAATCTAGATATCAGCGAACCAGTCGATGTCGTTCTGGCTAGAGAAAGAGATCTCGCCAGTCTGTTTTCGATTAGTCTGGTAAGTAATCTCGGGTTGGCAGAAGAGGTCATTCGGTATCACGCTGAATTTCGTCCGCATAATCACGCTGACGTAACCTATGCTGCCGCGCATTAG